Proteins from a single region of Theileria parva strain Muguga chromosome 1, complete sequence, whole genome shotgun sequence:
- a CDS encoding Ubiquitin fusion degradation protein UFD1 family protein — MQRLLHILQLCVILFSLNRLETIKINNGRLKYSISIKSPTELLGKLVDKLVNVSTESYNRAKKELYVEDVNGSINKPARLLLALEQSELFKRCNNINYSDDGSEINFSDHDKVLLPPSFFESLKDGDYNVPFQLLVRKIHNPQEVSEPARTNDMTTKGSKKDFIKLNNKDEATECTIKSNNEDYISQNKIPEECISCSAIEFRTDENYIYLPKWIINNLKIKPYDIVLVEPVKLSDCMNVELKCLEKGFYDLKNVKKILEDRLKYYSTLTLNSVIPITVDKKTYNFQVVKLDTGKRQNVNRVSIQDIDINLKLL; from the exons atgcAAAGGCTCTTACACATATTACAATTATGTGTAATACTATTCAGTTTAAATAGACTAGAAaccattaaaataaataatggaaGGTTAAAATACTCAATTTCAATAAAAAGTCCCACTGAACTTTTGGGTAAATTGGTAGATAAACTTGTGAATGTGTCAACTGAGTCCTACAACAGAGCAAAA AAGGAATTATATGTTGAGGATGTGAATGGAAGTATCAATAAACCTGCAAGACTATTGTTAGCTTTGGAACAAAGTGAACTGTTCAAACGCTGTAATAACATAAACTACAGCGATGATGGGAGTGAAATAAACTTCTCTGACCACGACAAGGTCCTACTACCTCCCTCCTTCTTCGAGTCACTTAAGGACGGAGATTACAATGTTCCATTTCAACTACTTGTACGAAAGATTCACAACCCACAAGAAGTTAGTGAGCCAGCAAGAACCAACGATATGACTACCAAAGGTTCAAAGAAggattttatcaaattaaataataaagacGAAGCCACTGAGTGTACGATAAAAAGTAATAATGAAGACTATATATCGCAAA ataaaattcCCGAGGAGTGTATTTCATGTTCTGCAATTGAATTTAGAACCGATgaaaattacatttatttaccCAAATGGATTATAAACAACCTCAAGATCAA gcCGTATGATATAGTACTGGTGGAACCAGTAAAGTTAAGTGATTGTATGAATGTAGAATTAAAGTGTTTGGAAAAGGGATTTTATGATTTGAAAAATGTAAAGAAGATTTTGGAGGACAGATTAAAGTACTATTCAACTTTAACCCTAAATTCAGTGATTCCTATAACAGTGGATAAGAAAACGTATAATTTCCAGGTTGTTAAACTGGATACTGGAAAACGTCAGAACGTTAACCGTGTATCAATACAGGACATAGACATTAATCTCAAACTTTTATGA
- the meigo gene encoding UAA transporter family protein, whose protein sequence is MTRVELSRRLKVRSYLKCLFFVLGIYVCFLSFGYFLEKLLKFNYEENRIYSFPIFIVVITTFSNLIMSSTLLLVQHNKTTVLSSRKSHPNLKNPAKLSGSFDESGKMASTPDLTEKLEVRSSLFSVLEKKHLVKLSISSSFCVLAQMTSTYALPRVGTPTQVVIKSSKMVPILIGGFLLFRKKYAWYDVSCVFCVTLSLILFNFDHFVNYKSNKTSVFGIFMCFLSLVCDAFVGPIQDDVLSKVDVHPHVLMFITNLVSLPLAFLVSFLTEGLDPFYILFKHRHILRLVFFLAVSGSLGQLFVFLCIKTYGSLYTGIITTLRKAFTTLLSVYIFKHKMTHLQWFSLILTFSSIFFQQFFKNKSKKFKTK, encoded by the coding sequence ATGACTAGGGTGGAATTATCTAGAAGGCTCAAGGTTCGCTCCTACTTGAAGTGTTTGTTCTTTGTGCTTGGGATCTATGTTTGTTTTTTATCCTTCGGGTACTTTTTGGAGAAACTTCTTAAGTTTAATTATGAAGAGAATCGCATTTATAGTTTTCCTATTTTTATAGTTGTAATTACCACTTTTTCAAACCTGATAATGAGCTCTACCTTGCTCCTGGTTCAACATAACAAAACCACGGTCCTATCTAGCCGTAAATCGCATccaaatttaaagaatCCGGCCAAATTATCCGGTAGTTTTGATGAATCTGGTAAAATGGCCTCAACTCCAGATTTGACCGAGAAATTGGAGGTCAGATCTTCTTTGTTTTCAGTGCTTGAAAAGAAGCACCTAGTTAAGCTTTCAATCTCCTCCTCATTTTGCGTTTTAGCTCAAATGACTTCTACCTACGCACTTCCTCGTGTAGGTACTCCCACGCAGGTGGTTATCAAGAGCTCCAAAATGGTTCCGATTCTGATTGGAGGCTTTCTTCTGTTTAGGAAGAAGTACGCCTGGTACGACGTCAGCTGTGTTTTTTGTGTAACTTTATCTCTCATCTTGTTCAACTTTGACCACTTTGTAAACTATAAAAGTAACAAGACTTCAGTTTTTGGCATTTTCATGTGCTTCCTCTCACTAGTTTGTGACGCTTTTGTCGGCCCTATCCAGGATGACGTTCTTTCAAAAGTAGATGTGCATCCTCACGTCCTAATGTTCATCACAAACCTAGTTTCTCTGCCTCTTGCATTCCTTGTTTCTTTCCTAACTGAGGGTCTTGATCCTTTCTACATCCTCTTTAAGCACAGACATATTTTGAGACTTGTGTTCTTTCTGGCCGTTTCTGGTAGTTTGGGCCAACTTTTTGTATTTCTATGTATCAAGACCTATGGTAGTTTATACACTGGCATCATTACAACTCTCAGGAAAGCCTTCACAACTCTCCTATCTGTCTACATTTTCAAGCATAAAATGACCCACCTTCAGTGGTTTTCTCTCATTCTAACCTTTTCTAGCATCTTCTTTCAACAGTTTTTCAAAAACAAATCaaagaaatttaaaaccaAATGA
- the DSK2 gene encoding Ubiquitin family protein has protein sequence MGLNITVKVSGGEAFTLEVEPEMTVLQLKERCSDKANAPADKQRLIFKGRIIKDEEVLSALNVEDGNTIHLVRSGLKPASSAPPTATPTAPTATTQNTTTPTTGENQPFGQVPGFNQDFMSQMFQGGMGNIPGMPELNPQSAAALLNSPVVQEMLTQISSNPELFRTLVESSPLLQPMVQQNPMFGQMLNNPELLRTLMRPGMLQAGLQMHQAMQQTNMNNQGNTNTATPNPTTTENPFANFQMPGTMPFPTTPVDTRPPEERFSTQLQSLQEMGFTDQAANLQALVQTNGDISAAIARLLNQP, from the exons ATGGGTCTGAATATTACTGTGAAGGTGAGTGGCGGAGAAGCGTTCACTCTTGAGGTTGAGCCTGAGATGACAGTTTTACAGCTTAAGGAGAGGTGTTCTGATAAAGCAAACGCCCCTGCGGATAAACAGCGACTAATCTTTAAAG GTCGTATTATAAAGGATGAAGAAGTTCTAAGTGCTTTAAATGTTGAGGATGGGAACACCATTCACCTGGTTAGAAGTGGCCTTAAGCCAGCCTCTTCTGCTCCTCCAACTGCAACGCCAACAGCCCCCACCGCTACTACTCAAAATACAACAACGCCCACCACAG GCGAAAATCAGCCGTTCGGTCAAGTACCAGGATTCAATCAAGATTTTATGTCACAAATGTTTCAAg GTGGAATGGGAAATATACCAGGAATGCCAGAACTGAATCCGCAGAGCGCAGCTGCACTTCTTAATTCTCCAGTAGTTCAGGAAATGCTAACTCAAATTAGCTCTAATCCTGAACTATTCAGAACACTTGTAGAGTCTTCGCCTCTTCTACAACCAATGGTG CAACAAAACCCGATGTTTGGACAAATGTTGAATAATCCAGAGTTGTTGAGGACTTTGATGAGGCCAGGAATGTTACAGGCTGGGCTTCAGATGCACCAAGCAATGCAGCAGACAAACATGAATAACCAAGGAAATACCAACACCGCAACTCCAAACCCAACAACCA CGGAGAACCCCTTTgcaaattttcaaatgcCGGGAACAATGCCATTCCCGACAACCCCAGTGGATACCAGACCACCCGAGGAGCGTTTCAGCACACAGCTACAATCACTCCAGGAGATGGGATTCACCGACCAAGCCGCAAATCTCCAAGCTCTGGTCCAAACCAACGGTGATATTTCAGCGGCAATCGCACGTTTATTAAATC AACCctga
- the PAS1 gene encoding Peptidyl-prolyl cis-trans isomerase has product MKTSLEAFNFFKFLTSGRCNFEVEGLHFHDHSKEKILFERPMQEQYNCCLALKSEGNELFKSGDYKSSLSMYKKVMIQLDYAFPEDEEFLKKFEDVKLSTNLNMAIVNYKLNNFNDSIKHCNEVLSDYPDNLKALTRKAMSFMALCKLNEARSILMKILQLDENSEYAKKELERIKQIEGKTSLQERNLYKSMITKF; this is encoded by the exons ATGAAAACTTCACTTGAGgcatttaatttttttaaatttctcaCTAGT GGAAGGTGTAATTTTGAAGTTGAAGGTTTACATTTTCACGACCATTCTAAG GAGAAGATTCTATTTGAAAGACCAATGCAAGAACAATACAATTGTTGTTTAGC TCTGAAATCCGAGGGaaatgaattatttaaaagtgGCGATTATAAATCTTCTTTATCTATGTATAAAaag GTTATGATACAGCTTGACTACGCATTTCCCGAGGACGAAGAGTTTTTGAAAAAGTTTGAAGATGTTAAATTAAGCACAAACTTGAACATGgcaattgtaaattataaattaaataatttcaacGACTCAATAAAACATTGCAATGAA GTTCTATCTGATTATCCAGATAACTTGAAGGCGTTAACTAGGAAGGCGATGTCATTTATGGCactttgtaaattaaatgaagCAAGATCT ATTTTGatgaaaatattacaattgGATGAAAATTCGGAGTATGCAAAGAAGGAGCTGGAGAGGATAAAGCAAATT GAAGGCAAAACAAGCTTACAGGAAAGGAATCTCTACAAATCAATgataacaaaattttaa
- the PTP4A3 gene encoding Protein tyrosine phosphatase type IVA 3, whose product MSSHSCVLNKPTRIEYQKLKILILDAPNNSNLKLYIKEMLEFGVSCLVRTCESNYNDQLLLDNQIEVKDLFFNDGDPPPYDIVTRWLELIHHCLETNSAIAVHCVAGLGRAPVLACIALVEYGMQPLDAICFVRDRRKGAINRRQLEFLKTYKKQRRRNYRCLTCTVM is encoded by the coding sequence ATGTCATCTCACAGTTGTGTTTTGAATAAGCCTACTCGAATCGAGTACCAGAAGCTCAAGATCTTGATTTTGGATGCGCCAAACAATTCTAACTTGAAATTATACATAAAAGAAATGTTGGAGTTTGGTGTGAGCTGTCTGGTCAGAACCTGCGAGTCAAACTACAATGACCAGTTGTTGCTGGATAATCAAATCGAAGTAAAGGATCTGTTCTTCAACGATGGGGACCCACCTCCCTACGATATTGTGACTCGCTGGCTCGAGTTAATTCACCACTGCCTAGAGACGAACTCGGCCATAGCAGTCCATTGCGTGGCGGGCCTGGGACGCGCACCTGTGTTAGCCTGCATTGCACTGGTTGAGTACGGCATGCAGCCACTTGATGCCATTTGTTTTGTCCGCGACCGCAGAAAAGGCGCAATTAACCGCAGACAGCTCGAGTTCCTCAAAACATACAAGAAACAAAGAAGACGCAATTACAGATGCCTCACGTGCACTGTCATGTAA
- the ACYP1 gene encoding Acylphosphatase-2 produces the protein MSNVYKFKFNVRGKVQGVFFRKYTKLEADKLGIKGYVRNEEDGSVSGEGQTDDEAKMNQFKHFLESVGSPNSEIESCSFTLDSSSASSYDSFNILY, from the coding sequence ATGagtaatgtgtataaatttaaatttaatgtcCGTGGTAAGGTCCAAGGTGTTTTTTTCAGAAAGTACACAAAGCTTGAGGCTGACAAGTTAGGCATCAAGGGCTACGTCAGGAACGAAGAGGACGGAAGTGTCTCTGGTGAGGGCCAAACTGACGACGAGGCTAAAATGAACCAATTTAAGCACTTTTTAGAGTCTGTTGGCTCTCCAAATTCAGAAATTGAATCCTGTTCGTTCACTCTCGACAGCAGTTCCGCTTCAAGTTATGATTCCTTCAACATTTTATACTAA
- a CDS encoding mRNA capping enzyme catalytic domain protein gives MEEKKRARISSLEDLKLEFVEKRRKKYLQDLEFFSTFTQTDEITFSNHLPTTFNDQSEPLNDDIVQFNNITELNDNIKKLGEPLELNQLLRLSGGISEILVFPEFITCLDSLINEEINQIRGSMFFVRPEGSRVLIHINNHTASVHNKQNYVKHVFSTDIKGPTILDCVIPTPFVSKLPNIMDKNADNPDVTIVYYVIDILMLNGHILTTSDLECRLFFLASILDELNTDSKILFQFVKYSEVNFDQLNSAYQSIINKEFDYETDSIIFVNKNSTYVGGYNPNWLCYKDYNINKYCLCNQVICKVYNKCGNLYTHDNVLIGKSNDNFKHKILKISIVDVEDLKITYKIISKSQGYKTTDTLRKIYVNFINRKPGNDNFTKLLQSLST, from the exons ATGGAGGAGAAAAAGCGGGCTAGAATAAGTTCATTGGAAGACTTGAAGTTAGAGTTTGTCGAGAAACGCcgtaaaaaatatttgcAAGATTTGGAGTTCTTCTCCACTTTTACCCAAACTGATGAAATTACCTTTTCTAACCATCTACCTACCACTTTCAACGATCAATCTGAACCGTTAAATGATGATATTGTTcagtttaataatattactgagttaaatgataatataaaGAAGTTAGGTGAGCCTTTAGAATTGAATCAATTATTGAGGTTATCTGGTGGAATCAGTGAAATATTGGTATTTCCTGAGTTTATAACTTGTTTGGATAGTTTGATTAACGAAGAGATTAATCAGATAAGGGGCAGTATGTTCTTTGTAAGACCGGAGGGTTCAAGGGTGTTGATACACATTAACAACCACACAGCCTCAGTACAcaataaacaaaattacGTTAAGCATGTTTTTAGTACTGATATAAAGGGTCCAACGATCTTAGACTGTGTTATTCCAACCCCGTTTGTCAGTAAATTGCCGAATATCATGGACAAAAACGCTGATAACCCAGATGTAACGATTGTATACTATGTAATTGATATATTAATGCTTAATGGTCATATATTAACCACTTCAGATTTGGAATGTAGATTATTCTTCCTAGCCTCAAT ATTGGATGAATTGAACACTGATTCTAAGatattatttcaatttGTAAAGTATTCAGAAGTTAATTTTGATCAATTAAACAGCGCATATCAAAG tataataaataaggAATTCGACTATGAAACtgatagtataatatttgtgaaTAAGAATTCCACTTATGTAGGAGGTTATAATCCCAATTGGTTATGTTACAAAGATTATAACatcaa taaatattGCTTGTGTAACCAAGTAATTTGTAAAGTATATAACAAATGCGGTAATCTATATACACACGATAATGTATTAATCGGTAAATCAAacgataattttaaacacaaAATCCTCAA AATATCGATAGTGGATGTTGAAGATTTGAAGATAACTTATAAGATAATTTCGAAGTCCCAGGGGTACAAAACAACTGACACGCTGAGGAAGATTTacgttaattttattaacagAAAGCCTGGAAACGACAACTTCACCAAGTTACTCCAATCACTTTCaacttaa
- the INP53 gene encoding Polyphosphatidylinositol phosphatase, producing MNENNFKKTFSFPVMFKKSDKKASGLIQTNGDYLDHWEPIRIFVGTWNMGFKKIDPKQFSNDVSCSCHTYVSEKYDCMSCKARYVDPLSEWIKLDYDVYFITLQECVSFNFFEVVTRFLEKCRHPMERVSFKTDRILGFGEGAVVNRKMTCIAAWVRKDLLANGVVRVCASKALYLSAYNRSKGVVCLQIKAFGQIILLLGGHLPTDYMERQKSFQTILSKLTYLFGANEKLMFTDLFHHIIWAGDFNFKLTIPMERVVTNIVDGTLDKLIKFDEFHLSTSPLKDQKFCEDVIKFDPTYKKRENREVLDKGRKNWFEMEYSTSDSKWYSLNTERVPSWTDRVLKWSDKTMETCLIFEPTSYRTAIPKNKTPLLISDHSPVSCAFILRPLSRNIAIPIKLNAHTFKFD from the exons ATGAACGAAAATAACTTTAAGAAGACTTTTTCATTTCCTGTTATGTTTAAGAAGTCCGATAAGAAGGCTTCAGGATTAATTCAGACGAACGGCGACTACCTAGATCACTGGGAGCCCATTCGCATTTTTGTGGGCACTTGGAACATGGGCTTTAAAAAGATTGACCCTAAGCAGTTTTCCAACGACGTTTCGTGCTCCTGTCACACCTATGTGTCTGAGAAATACGATTGTATGAGTTGCAAGGCTCGTTATGTTGACCCTTTGAGTGAGTGGATTAAGCTTGACTACGACGTGTACTTTATAACGCTTCAGGAGTGTGTTtcatttaacttttttgAGGTTGTAACCCGCTTTTTGGAGAAGTGTAGACATCCGATGGAACGGGTTTCATTTAAAACTGACCGTATTCTGGGCTTCGGAGAAGGCGCTGTGGTTAACAGAAAGATGACTTGTATTGCAGCCTGGGTCAGGAAAGACCTTCTGGCTAATGGCGTTGTAAGGGTTTGTGCTTCAAAGGCTCTTTACCTTTCAGCCTATAACAGGAGTAAAGGGGTAGTTTGCCTTCAAATTAAGGCATTTGGCCAAATCATCCTCCTACTAGGGGGGCATTTACCAACAGATTACATGGAAAGGCAAAAATCATTTCAAACAATTCTCTCAAAGTTGACATACTTGTTTGGGGCAAACGAGAAACTCATGTTTACGGACCTTTTTCATCACATTATCTGGGCCGGAgatttcaattttaaacttaccATTCCAATGGAACGTGTTGTTACTAATATTGTTGATGGCACacttgataaattaatcaagTTTGATGAATTCCATTTATCCACATCACCACTTAAGGACCAG AAATTCTGTGAGGAtgtgataaaatttgaCCCAACTTATAAAAAACGAGAGAACAGAGAAGTGCTGGACAAGGGAAGAAAGAACTGGTTTGAAATGGAGTACTCAACCTCAGACTCGAAGTGGTACAGCTTAAACACAGAACGAGTGCCTTCGTGGACTGACAGGGTGCTAAAATGGTCCGATAAAACAATGGAAAcctgtttaatttttgaacCAACGAGTTATAGAACTGCGATTCCAAAGAATAAAACGCCCTTACTAATCAGTGATCACTCACCAGTCTCCTGCGCTTTCATCCTCAGACCCCTAAGCAGAAATATCGCAATACCAATCAAGCTAAATGCACacacttttaaatttgattaa
- a CDS encoding putative integral membrane protein — MKLIPVLIFVSIKLAFSTNSILFGPGYPSRFACVSDAYSLESSLYKLPKEFVDKYNKVALDVSRVVELPEEVGIDRELVESGLTLFDESKVLRNGLVYTSIEYSLQRHIARDYVSSQMVLASLNGLKTISYISNVLRAFARSNITKYNTKLTDEAKYGLCSAFVYGDVADALDDYRTKQLQKIRAENKRITHNISQLGRVKSTGNMWLLTGSAMVNCINTLFVIMSMIAISMI, encoded by the coding sequence atGAAGCTTATACctgtattaatatttgtatcAATAAAATTGGCGTTTAGCACCAACTCGATTTTGTTTGGACCCGGATATCCAAGTAGATTTGCATGCGTCTCAGATGCGTACTCACTTGAGTCTTCACTTTACAAGTTACCGAAGGAGTTTGTAGataagtataataaagttgCACTCGACGTTTCTAGAGTTGTGGAGCTCCCAGAGGAGGTTGGAATTGACAGAGAATTAGTTGAAAGTGGTCTAACTTTGTTCGACGAAAGCAAGGTTCTTAGAAATGGTTTGGTATATACCTCAATTGAGTACAGTCTCCAACGACATATTGCCAGGGATTATGTCTCCTCACAAATGGTACTCGCCTCACTCAATGGTTTGAAGACAATTTCGTACATCAGCAACGTTCTCAGAGCATTCGCAAGGTCTAACATAACCAAATACAATACAAAACTGACAGACGAGGCCAAGTATGGACTTTGCTCGGCTTTTGTTTACGGCGATGTTGCAGATGCTTTGGACGATTACAGAACCAAACAGCTCCAGAAAATAAGGGCAGAAAACAAGAGAATCACTCATAACATCAGTCAACTGGGAAGAGTCAAGAGCACTGGAAACATGTGGCTGCTCACTGGAAGTGCCATGGTTAACTGTATCAACACACTGTTCGTAATCATGTCAATGATCGCCATTTcaatgatttaa
- a CDS encoding Transcription factor Pcc1 family protein — translation MNKTDITCTHEIAITFPNNKFCEITLNVLESEPDLKTDQSCVVYQKDQNILNVSIQAITPRALRQKVNYFYESCYLIVSILEQFLP, via the exons atgaataaaacAGATATAACATGTACACA TGAAATTGCTATAACATTTcctaataataaattttgtgAAATAACGTTGAATGTGTTGGAATCAGAACCTGATCTTAAAACTGACCAATCTTGTGTAGTATATCAAAAGGACCAAAATATtctaaatgt cTCAATTCAAGCGATAACGCCTCGAGCTCTGAGGCAAAAAGTCAATTACTTCTACGAGTCCTGCTATCTTATTGTTTCAATTTTAGAACAATTTCTaccataa
- a CDS encoding Phosphatidylinositol N-acetylglucosaminyltransferase family protein has protein sequence MVEKSPKRWRMILYEDQGYPPNYVDDSFLYDLRFKGFKKLKLRDLLRNMLVVTDHISTIIMLSKLYFLMKNNKIQLSLIYVLILISILVFLILMLLNKAPKTEYITHLRMFFIMYFTLELFQGVLQTLISSFSDDTVYFLALLISIFHVLSQNYDLESVKHEYMREEDVIPMNCLLLLSILLASRLDDSRIASGFIQFSIISFSLFPRIKLYIQDTGNNLLIYGFTVIITITTCFTLKFYYTVFYLAGILCLTVLLPLLYIWFQNFKRDITGSWDPDSIKKMKKLKKTLW, from the exons ATGGTAGAGAAGTCACCTAAAAGGTGGCGTATGATCTTATATGAAGATCAAGGTTATCCTCCTAACTATGTAGACGATTCTTTTTTATACGATTTAAGGTTTAAAG GCTTTAAAAAACTGAAGTTGAGGGACTTGCTCAGGAATATGCTTGTAGTGACTGATCATATTAGTACAATAATAATGCTCTCAAAACTATATTTCCTAAtgaaaaacaataaaattcaaCTATC gttaatttatgttctaatattaatatcaatattggtatttttaattttaatgttacTAAACAAGGCTCCGAAAAcag AGTACATAACTCATTTGAGGATGTTTTTCATTATGTATTTCACCTTAGAG CTCTTTCAAGGAGTTTTACAAACTCTAATCTCATCATTCAGCGATGATACCGTTTACTTTCTAGCACTAC TAATATCGATATTTCATGTGTTATCGCAGAATTATGATCTCGA ATCAGTGAAGCATGAATACATGAGAGAGGAAGATGTAATTCCAATGAATTGCTTGCTGTTACTATCAATTCTACTAGCGTCAAGATTAGATGATTCCAGAATA gCTTCAGgatttatacaattttcaATAAT ATCATTTTCTCTATTTCCGAGGatcaaattatatatcCAA GATACTGGGAATAACCTACTGATTTATGGATTTACCGTTATAATTACAATTACAACTTGCTtcacattaaaattttactatacagttttttatttagCAGG aatcTTGTGTTTAACGGTATTGTTGCCACTTTTGTATATTTggtttcaaaattttaaaag GGACATTACTGGCTCTTGGGATCCAGATTCcattaaaaaaatgaaaaaattaaagaagACGTTATGGTGA